Proteins from one Archocentrus centrarchus isolate MPI-CPG fArcCen1 chromosome 8, fArcCen1, whole genome shotgun sequence genomic window:
- the crebbpb gene encoding CREB binding protein b isoform X4, whose translation MADNLMDVGPPTAKRPKIHSPPSGSDGPDLVSLFDLENDLPDELIPNGDLGMGMSSNGGPGGGGPGLNSVVPDAAAKHKQLSELLRPGSSNILGGGPPQGGMVGNQLGGVLGKNTLGQGSPNHHSPQGQKGGVSAGQGNGNTGMSFNQAMLNSGQGHGVMGQTGQVINGAMGPTGRGRPGPGMQYQGQAMHGTQVGAGPGAGSSVVADALTQGGPQLGAHNTMNAQQAGNMNKMPMSGAPFGQQYSQAGVQQMGAAGVNTQQLQNKTAISNNLPQFPADLKGAGSVPNMMPQQVASMVPAPGGVSAGPTADPEKRKLIQQQLVLLLHAHKCQRREQANGEVRACTLPHCRTMKNVLNHMTHCQAGKACHVAHCASSRQIISHWKNCTRHDCPVCLPLKNASDKRNQQPTLSSPGASLQNAMNTVGPGQPSATAISTAATHIDPSSMQRAYAALGLPYGNQSPGQIQGQGPSQQNPQGPQHQQLRNMNPLGSNQMNQMAGSMGTPSSDQTGMHSDSSLPSTLNNPLMPDGSVVGGMGNLPAATPLSATGLRKAWHEHVTQDLRTHLVHKLVQAIFPTPDPAALKDRRMENLVAYARKVEGDMYESANSRDEYYHFLAEKIYKIQKELEEKRRSRLQNQPGVGPAGPQQPQPNALGPGQAIRPPNGPAPMPNMPNQIMNRIQVSQGMNQFNPMAVQNAPMSQAPMGGRTPSPRSHPQQMNMNMPAMGMSPSRMPQNQGMMGSHANNMVTQPANQGQFLPQGQFPVSAGGSMNVNIGLGPAMSQAAVSQSQNSNLPLNALGSHGSQLPCGPTAQPTLGTTPPPSASASLQQQQHPPQPHHTPTQSQMLPQPSTPVSTGGPSSTPTHIPSGLPRPPSALGTPPDLSHPLTPLQPQPEPLSQMQQPTSVQAQHPSTPLSQAAASIDNRVPTPGSVAELSSMQALPDMSSTEAKAEVKDEEDDSSSLKKQNDVKMEEEETKPPLVKKEEPDAAEPKQEPMETEEKKPEMKIEPKEEEESGANSTSAASTTQNRKKIFKPEELRQALMPTLEALYKQDPESLPFRQPVDPMLLGIPDYFDIVKNPIDLSTIKRKLDTGQYQEPWQYVEDVWLMFNNAWLYNRKTSRVYKYCTKLAEVFEAEIDPVMQGLGYCCGRKFEFSPQTLCCYGKQLCTISRDSTYYSYQNRYHYCEKCFNEIQGNSVTLGDDPSQPQTMISKDQFEKKKNDTLDPEPFVECKDCGRKMHQICVLHYDVIWPSGFICDNCLKKSGKTRKENKFSARRLQSTRLGSYIEDRVNKYLKRQNHPEAGEVFVRVVASSDKTVEVKPGMKSRFVDSAEMVESFPYRTKALFAFEEIDGVDVCFFGMHVQEYGSECPFPNTRRVYISYLDSIHFFRPRMLRTAVYHEILIGYLEYVKKLGYVMGHIWACPPSEGDDYIFHCHPPDQKIPKPKRLQEWYRKMLDKAFAERIIHDYKDIFKQATEDRLTSAYELPYFEGDFWPNVLEESIKELEQEEEERKKEENTASSETTEGAHADSKNAKKKNNKKTNKNKSSVSRANKKKPGMPNVANDLSQKLYATMEKHKEVFFVIHLHAGPVINTLPPIMDPDPLLTCDLMDGRDAFLTLARDKHWEFSSLRRCKWSTMCMLVELHNQGQDRFVYTCNECKHHVETRWHCTVCEDYDLCINCYNTKGHEHQMVKWGLGIDDDSNGQSGEASKSPQESRRLSIQRCIQSLVHACQCRNANCSLPSCQKMKRVVQHTKGCKRKTNGGCPVCKQLIALCCYHAKHCQENKCPVPFCLNIKHKLRQQQLQHRLQQAQMMRRRMATMAGRGMPMPSPPTSTAPDTPNSVQQPNTPQTPQPMSNQPQQQQPPNPTNISQGFPSNGRNSQPPTPVPQGKPGPQSSPLHQQQSPMPNMPHQQQPQPPPQQQQQPLLQALKVARQIEMVAKAKHQQQQQNYAMNGMPMSHPRMMGPMQMQMMPRGPQVMQPMQQGQWGPGMQNPPGHQPHAPPQQGPMPLQQAQENPMPQQGQLMQRPMMPQPGLQMPGVMPPQGPSQQGLTQQQQNMPRGMPGNIPPSALQELLRTLKSPSSPQQQQQVLSILKSNPHLMAAFIKQRTAKYQANQPQQQQQPQQQNPQAMLGSQPGMQTMAGMANQVQRPVMAPQQQPPQQVGPQGMAPMGPQGQMMNAVPNGNAQMYRRQQLVRMLQQQQQQQQQGGLPQAHSQFPQQQPGPGSYSQLRMQQQHMAMQGGGGPMGPLPPTSQMGQPGMGMDGQQNFQQRMLQQQQHQMMKQQLGSPAQANSMSPQPHMLQGQAQAGAHLPGQTMANTLGSQVCSPAPVQSPRPPSQQAPHSSPSPRIQPQPSPQHGALHSSSPHPSLGGPMSGSMEQSHMGTPEQSAMLPQLNTPNRGGLTSDMGIVGDTTGDTLEKFVEGL comes from the exons ATGCCGATGTCAGGAGCTCCATTTGGCCAGCAGTACAGCCAGGCTGGGGTGCAACAGATGGGGGCAGCAGGGGTCAACACCCAACAACTGCAGAACAAGACAGCTATTTCTAACAACCTGCCTCAGTTCCCTGCTGATTTGAAGGGAGCTGGGAGTGTGCCAAACATG ATGCCGCAGCAGGTAGCGTCAATGGTCCCTGCTCCTGGTGGTGTGTCCGCAGGCCCGACGGCTGACCCCGAGAAGCGAAAACtcattcagcagcagctggtcCTGCTGCTGCATGCACACAAGTGCCAGCGGCGGGAGCAGGCCAACGGGGAGGTGAGGGCCTGCACTCTGCCCCACTGCCGCACCATGAAGAACGTGCTCAACCACATGACCCACTGCCAGGCTGGCAAGGCCTGCCACG TTGCACATTGTGCATCATCCAGACAGATCATCTCCCACTGGAAGAACTGTACGCGGCACGACTGTCCGGTCTGCCTGCCTTTGAAGAATGCAAGTGACAAAAGGAATCAGCAGC CTACGCTAAGTTCCCCTGGAGCCAGTCTGCAAAATGCCATGAATACAGTTGGACCTGGCCAGCCCAGCGCAACAGCCATCAGCACCGCTGCCACACATATTGACCCCAGCTCCATGCAGAGGGCCTATGCAGCTCTGGGCCTGCCATAtgggaaccagtctcctggtcAGATCCAGGGGCAGGGTCCATCTCAGCAAAACCCGCAGGGCCCCCAGCACCAGCAGCTGCGAAATATGAACCCATTAG gCTCTAATCAGATGAACCAGATGGCTGGAAGCATGGGTACCCCGTCCTCGGACCAGACTGGCATGCACTCTGACTCCTCGTTGCCCTCCACACTCAACAA TCCGCTGATGCCAGATGGGTCAGTAGTAGGAGGCATGGGAAACCTGCCCGCTGCCACCCCTCTGTCTGCCACAGGGCTAAGGAAGGCCTGGCATGAACACGTCACTCAGGACCTGCGCACCCATCTGGTGCACAAACT AGTACAAGCCATATTTCCCACCCCAGACCCAGCAGCACTTAAGGACCGGCGAATGGAGAACCTGGTGGCTTACGCGCGCAAGGTTGAGGGTGACATGTATGAGTCTGCTAACAGCAGG GATGAGTACTACCACTTCCTGGCAGAAAAAATTTACAAGATACAAAAGGAACTGGAGGAGAAAAGGCGCTCCCGGCTTCAGAATCAGCCTGGCGTGGGACCAGCTGGGCCTCAGCAGCCTCAGCCCAACGCCTTGGGCCCAGGACAAGCCATCCGACCTCCTA ACGGACCTGCACCTATGCCCAACATGCCAAATCAGATAATGAACCGCATTCAGGTATCCCAAG GAATGAATCAGTTTAACCCAATGGCAGTGCAGAATGCACCGATGTCTCAGGCACCCATGGGAGGAAGGACTCCATCCCCCAGGAGCCATCCTCAGCAGATGAACATGAACATGCCAGCG ATGGGAATGTCCCCATCAAGGATGCCTCAGAATCAAGGAATGATGGGTAGTCATGCTAATAACATGGTGACTCAGCCAGCCAACCAAGGCCAATTCCTGCCACAGGGCCAGTTTCCTGTAAGTGCAGGTGGATCAATGAATGTGAATATAGGTTTGGGACCTGCCATGTCACAGGCTGCTGTCTCACAG TCGCAAAACTCTAACCTGCCCCTGAATGCACTGGGATCCCATGGCTCCCAACTGCCCTGCGGCCCTACAGCTCAGCCCACTCTGGGTACCACCCCTCCACCCAGTGCCTCTGctagcctgcagcagcagcagcacccgcCACAGCCACACCATACTCCCACACAGTCCCAAATGCTCCCACAGCCCTCCACTCCCGTGTCCACTGGTGGGCCATCCTCCACCCCAACCCACATACCCAGTGGCCTCCCTCGTCCCCCCTCAGCCCTGGGAACACCACCTGACCTTTCCCACCCGCTCACACCCTTGCAGCCCCAACCTGAGCCCCTCAGCCAGATGCAGCAGCCCACCTCTGTGCAGGCGCAGCACCCCAGCACACCG TTGTCCCAGGCAGCAGCAAGCATAGATAACAGAGTGCCTACCCCAGGCTCTGTGGCTGAACTAAGTTCCATGCAGGCCCTGCCTGACATGAGCAGCACTGAAGCCAAAGCTGAAGtaaaagatgaagaagatgacAGCAGCTCTTTGAAGAAGCAGAATGATGTAAAAATGGAG GAGGAAGAAACCAAACCCCCACTGGTGAAGAAGGAGGAGCCAGATGCAGCAGAACCAAAGCAGGAACCAATGGAAACTGAGGAGAAGAAGCCAGAGATGAAGATAGAAcccaaagaagaggaggaaagtggGGCTAACAGCACGTCGGCTGCTTCCACCACTCAGAACCgcaaaaaaa TTTTCAAGCCAGAGGAGCTGAGGCAAGCCCTAATGCCAACACTTGAGGCCCTTTACAAGCAAGACCCAGAGTCCCTGCCTTTCAGACAACCTGTAGACCCAATGCTATTGGGTATCCCT GACTACTTTGACATAGTGAAGAACCCCATTGACTTATCGACCATCAAGCGCAAGTTGGATACGGGTCAGTACCAGGAGCCGTGGCAGTATGTGGAAGACGTGTGGCTCATGTTCAACAACGCATGGCTGTACAACCGTAAAACATCCCGAGTCTACAAGTACTGCACGAAACTGGCAGAAGTGTTTGAAGCCGAAATTGATCCTGTCATGCAGGGTCTGGGCTACTGCTGCGGCAGGAAG TTTGAGTTCTCACCCCAGACATTGTGTTGCTACGGCAAACAGTTGTGCACCATCTCCAGGGATAGCACCTACTACAGCTACCAGAACAG GTATCACTACTGTGAGAAGTGCTTCAACGAGATCCAGGGCAACAGTGTGACCCTGGGAGACGACCCGTCACAGCCACAGAC CATGATATCTAAAGATCAgtttgaaaagaagaaaaatgacacATTGGACCCTGAGCC GTTTGTTGAATGTAAAGACTGTGGACGAAAGATGCATCAGATCTGTGTGCTGCACTATGACGTCATTTGGCCGTCAGG CTTTATCTGTGACAACTGTCTGAAGAAGTCTGGTAaaacaagaaaggaaaacaagTTTTCAGCCAGGA ggtTGCAGTCCACAAGGTTGGGGTCGTACATTGAAGACAGAGTTAATAAGTACTTGAAAAGGCAGAACCACCCAGAGGCTGGTGAGGTGTTTGTGCGAGTGGTTGCCAGCTCTGACAAAACTGTGGAGGTTAAGCCTGGCATGAAGTCTAG GTTTGTAGACTCAGCTGAGATGGTGGAGAGCTTCCCCTACAGAACCAAAGCACTTTTTGCATTTGAGGAAATAGATGGGGTGGACGTTTGTTTCTTTGGAATGCACGTCCAGGAGTACGGCTCAGAGTGCCCCTTTCCAAATACCAG acGGGTTTACATATCATACCTCGACAGTATTCACTTCTTCAGACCACGTATGCTAAGGACTGCAGTATACCATGAGATCTTAATAGGTTACCTGGAGTATGTGAAGAAACTTGG GTATGTGATGGGTCACATTTGGGCCTGCCCACCCAGTGAAGGAGATGACTATATTTTCCACTGCCACCCTCCGGACCAGAAGATCCCCAAGCCCAAGAGGCTTCAAGAGTGGTACAGAAAGATGCTGGACAAGGCTTTTGCTGAGAGGATCATACATGATTACAAG gACATTTTCAAGCAGGCAACAGAAGACAGGCTGACCAGTGCCTATGAGCTGCCGTACTTTGAAGGTGACTTTTGGCCTAATGTACTGGAGGAGAGCATCaaggagctggagcaggaggaggaagaacgGAAAAAGGAGGAGAACACAGCCTCCTCTGAGACGACAGAG GGAGCCCACGCTGACAGCAAGAATGCCaaaaagaagaacaacaagaaaaccaacaaaaacaagagCAGTGTCAGTCGAGCCAATAAGAAAAAGCCTGGCATGCCAAATGTAGCCAATGATCTGTCCCAGAAGCTCTACGCCACAATGGAGAAACATAAGGAG GTATTTTTTGTTATCCACCTCCACGCCGGGCCAGTCATTAACACCTTGCCACCCATCATGGACCCTGACCCTCTGTTGACTTGTGACCTGATGGATGGACGTGATGCGTTTCTGACTTTGGCCAGGGACAAGCACTGGGAGTTCAGCTCGCTGAGAAGGTGCAAGTGGAGCACAATGTGCATGTTGGTGGAGCTGCATAACCAAGGCCAGGACCGCTTTGTGTACACTTGCAATGAGTGCAAACACCATGTTGAGACTCGCTGGCACTGCACAGTTTGTGAG GACTATGACCTATGCATTAACTGCTACAACACTAAAGGCCATGAGCACCAAATGGTGAAGTGGGGTCTGGGCATCGATGATGACAGCAACGGTCAAAGTGGAGAGGCCTCCAAGAGCCCTCAGGAGAGTCGACGCCTTAGCATCCAGCGCTGCATCCAGTCCCTGGTCCACGCCTGCCAGTGCCGTAATGCCAACTGCTCTTTGCCGTCCTGCCAGAAGATGAAGAGGGTGGTTCAGCACACCAAGGGCTGCAAGCGCAAGACCAATGGTGGCTGTCCTGTGTGCAAGCAGCTCATCGCTTTATGCTGTTATCATGCCAAGCACTGTCAGGAGAACAAGTGTCCCGTGCCCTTCTGCCTCAACATCAAGCACAAACTTcgtcagcagcagctgcagcacaggCTTCAGCAGGCTCAAATGATGCGCCGCAGAATGGCCACCATGGCTGGAAGGGGTATGCCTATGCCATCTCCACCTACCTCAACTGCCCCTGACACCCCAAATTCTGTGCAGCAGCCTAATACACCCCAGACTCCCCAGCCCATGTCCAACCAGCCCCAACAacagcaaccaccaaacccCACCAATATTTCCCAAGGCTTTCCCAGTAATGGCCGCAACAGTCAGCCTCCAACGCCAGTGCCACAGGGTAAACCAGGGCCTCAGTCATCCCCTCTCCATCAGCAGCAGTCACCCATGCCCAACATGCCACACCAACAGCAGCCTCAGCCCccgccacagcagcagcagcagccattgCTGCAAGCCCTGAAGGTGGCCAGGCAGATTGAGATGGTAGCTAAGGCAAAGcatcagcagcaacagcagaatTATGCCATGAATGGGATGCCCATGAGCCACCCACGCATGATGGGGCCCATGCAGATGCAGATGATGCCACGTGGGCCCCAGGTGATGCAGCCTATGCAGCAGGGCCAGTGGGGTCCGGGGATGCAGAATCCCCCAGGTCATCAGCCACATGCTCCTCCCCAACAAGGCCCCATGCCTCTTCAGCAGGCTCAGGAAAACCCAATGCCCCAGCAAGGCCAGCTGATGCAGAGGCCCATGATGCCCCAGCCTGGTCTCCAGATGCCTGGGGTCATGCCTCCGCAGGGCCCCTCACAGCAGGGTttgacacaacaacaacaaaacatgccCCGTGGTATGCCTGGTAACATTCCTCCAAGTGCCCTGCAGGAGCTATTGCGCACCCTCAAATCACCCAGCTCcccacagcagcaacaacaggtcCTGAGCATCCTGAAATCTAACCCCCACCTCATGGCTGCCTTCATTAAACAGAGGACTGCCAAGTACCAAGCCAACCAgccacagcaacagcagcagccccAGCAGCAGAATCCTCAAGCCATGCTGGGATCCCAGCCAGGAATGCAGACAATGGCAGGCATGGCAAACCAGGTGCAAAGGCCAGTGATGGCACCTCAACAGCAGCCTCCTCAGCAGGTAGGACCCCAGGGAATGGCGCCCATGGGCCCCCAAGGCCAGATGATGAATGCTGTTCCAAATGGAAATGCTCAAATGTACCGCAGACAGCAGCTCGTCaggatgctgcagcagcagcagcagcagcagcagcagggaggtTTGCCTCAGGCCCACAGCCAGTTCCCCCAGCAGCAACCAGGACCAGGAAGCTACTCCCAGCTCCgtatgcagcagcagcacatggcTATGCAGGGAGGTGGGGGGCCTATGGGACCGCTCCCTCCCACGTCTCAAATGGGCCAACCTGGGATGGGAATGGATGGACAGCAGAACTTCCAGCAACGCATGCttcagcagcaacagcatcaGATGATGAAGCAGCAGCTGGGCTCTCCGGCACAGGCTAACTCGATGAGTCCGCAGCCTCACATGCTCCAAGGCCAAGCTCAGGCAGGAGCTCACCTACCTGGCCAGACAATGGCAAACACCCTGGGAAGCCAAGTATGCTCTCCAGCCCCAGTGCAGTCACCGCGCCCACCTTCGCAACAAGCCCCTCATTCCAGTCCCTCCCCGCGGATACAACCCCAGCCATCACCTCAGCACGGTGCCCTCCACTCCAGCTCTCCCCACCCCAGCCTCGGAGGTCCCATGTCAGGCTCGATGGAACAGAGTCATATGGGAACACCAGAGCAGAGCGCCATGCTCCCGCAACTTAACACACCAAACCGAGGGGGGTTGACTAGTGACATGGGTATAGTGGGTGACACGACGGGAGACACACTAGAGAAATTTGTTGAAGGATTGTAG